The following proteins are encoded in a genomic region of Arachis ipaensis cultivar K30076 chromosome B02, Araip1.1, whole genome shotgun sequence:
- the LOC107626099 gene encoding brassinosteroid LRR receptor kinase BRI1, with protein MLCHNKLTGSIPRFESKTLSRVDLKHNALSGSLGPNHFPPSMLYLSLAWNQLTGPVDQLLNRLEQLNYLDLSLNRFTGPIPGSIFSFPLTNLQLERNQFSGPVRPLDQVSIATVDLSYNRFYGQISPMLASVQNLYLNNNRFTGRVPASFVNRLLDSSIQILYLQHNYLTGIEISPTAVIPLRSSLCLQYNCMVPPVETPCPLRAGKEKTRPIAQCNQLKG; from the exons ATGCTATGCCACAACAAGCTAACCGGTTCGATTCCCCGGTTCGAGTCAAAAACCCTATCCCGGGTTGATTTGAAGCACAATGCTCTATCAGGTTCGCTTGGACCAAACCATTTTCCTCCTTCTATGCTGTATTTGTCACTGGCGTGGAACCAGTTGACCGGTCCGGTGGACCAGCTTCTGAACCGGTTGGAACAGCTCAATTACCTTGACCTGAGCCTGAACCGGTTCACGGGGCCAATTCCCGGAAGTATCTTCTCATTCCCTTTAACGAACCTACAATTGGAGAGGAACCAGTTCTCTGGTCCGGTTAGGCCATTGGATCAG GTATCAATTGCAACGGTTGATCTAAGCTACAACCGATTTTATGGTCAAATATCGCCGATGCTCGCATCGGTTCAGAACCTATACTTGAACAATAACCGGTTCACAGGGCGAGTTCCTGCTAGCTTCGTGAACCGGTTATTGGACTCGAGCATTCAGATACTGTATTTGCAGCATAACTACCTGACTGGAATTGAGATTAGTCCAACGGCGGTGATTCCTCTAAGGAGTTCACTGTGTCTTCAGTATAACTGCATGGTCCCTCCCGTAGAGACTCCATGTCCCTTGAGGGCTGGGAAAGAGAAGACAAGGCCTATTGCTCAGTGTAACCAACTGAAAGGATGA